The Ascaphus truei isolate aAscTru1 chromosome 12 unlocalized genomic scaffold, aAscTru1.hap1 SUPER_12_unloc_4, whole genome shotgun sequence genome has a window encoding:
- the LOC142473663 gene encoding histone H2A type 1-like: protein MSGRGKQGGKTRAKAKTRSSRAGLQFPVGRVHRLLRKGNYAQRVGAGAPVYLAAVLEYLTAEILELAGNAARDNKKSRIIPRHLQLAVRNDEELNRLLGGVTIAQGGVLPNIQAVLLPKKTESHKPAKSSK from the coding sequence ATGTCTGGAAGAGGCAAACAAGGCGGGAAAACTCGCGCTAAGGCCAAGACGCGCTCATCTCGGGCTGGGCTGCAGTTCCCAGTCGGCCGTGTGCACAGGCTGCTTCGGAAGGGAAATTATGCTCAGCGTGTGGGGGCCGGAGCCCCGGTCTATTTGGCCGCAGTGCTGGAGTATCTGACCGCTGAGATCCTGGAGTTGGCCGGTAACGCCGCCCGGGACAATAAGAAGTCCCGCATCATCCCCCGGCACCTGCAGCTCGCTGTGCGGAACGACGAGGAGCTGAACAGGCTGCTCGGAGGGGTCACCATCGCTCAGGGGGGTGTCCTGCCCAACATCCAGGCCGTGCTACTGCCCAAGAAAACCGAGAGCCACAAACCGGCCAAGAGCAGCAAGTGA